In a single window of the Deinococcus aetherius genome:
- the trmD gene encoding tRNA (guanosine(37)-N1)-methyltransferase TrmD, producing MLTFSFLTLFPELLAPFASEAILGKAAARGLIHVNLVNMRDFAGNRHAKVDDTPYGGGAGMVIRVDVAERALSSLPPADEVILFTPAGERFTQRTAEELSTRTHLAFLCGRYEGFDARVEGLVTRELSIGDFVTMGGEAAAACVLEAVARLRPGVLGDEDSHRADSFSSGLLDYPEYTRPPEWSGQGVPEVLKGGHHGAVAAWRRGQALARTLSRRPDLLPTAGLTPQDSAHLLALGVTMEQLAEWGAPPPPAPKRVKRRPRAVTTADSEDRSES from the coding sequence ATGCTGACCTTCTCCTTCCTCACCCTCTTTCCCGAACTGCTCGCGCCCTTCGCCTCGGAGGCGATTCTGGGCAAGGCGGCGGCGCGGGGGCTGATCCACGTGAACCTCGTGAACATGCGCGACTTCGCGGGGAACAGGCACGCGAAGGTGGACGACACGCCCTACGGCGGCGGCGCGGGCATGGTGATCCGGGTGGACGTGGCGGAGCGGGCTTTGAGCAGCCTCCCCCCCGCCGACGAGGTGATCCTCTTCACGCCCGCCGGGGAGCGGTTCACCCAGCGGACGGCGGAGGAACTCTCGACCAGGACGCACCTCGCCTTCCTGTGCGGGCGCTACGAGGGCTTCGACGCGCGGGTGGAGGGGCTCGTCACGCGCGAGCTGAGCATCGGCGACTTCGTGACCATGGGGGGCGAGGCGGCGGCCGCCTGTGTGCTGGAGGCGGTCGCGCGGCTGCGGCCCGGAGTGCTGGGCGACGAGGACTCGCACCGGGCCGACTCCTTTTCGAGCGGGCTGCTGGACTACCCGGAATACACCCGGCCCCCCGAGTGGAGCGGGCAGGGCGTGCCGGAGGTCCTGAAGGGCGGCCACCACGGCGCGGTGGCCGCCTGGCGGCGGGGGCAGGCCCTGGCGCGGACGCTCTCAAGGCGGCCCGACCTCCTGCCCACGGCGGGGCTGACCCCGCAGGACAGCGCCCACCTCCTGGCGCTGGGGGTCACAATGGAGCAACTGGCGGAGTGGGGGGCGCCCCCACCTCCCGCCCCGAAGCGGGTCAAACGCCGACCGCGCGCCGTGACCACCGCCGACTCGGAGGACCGCTCAGAAAGTTGA
- a CDS encoding LON peptidase substrate-binding domain-containing protein: MGTEMQVPLFPLPNLVLFPGQVLPLYVFEPRYRELLARVLENGEPFGIVRIRWSSEASPLPFHQRVSRVGTLAHVTRAQRHEDGTSSILVVGGERFTVQDFDLSHTYLSADVALAPLEPGPLEESAVDALARHLLSGVVRLYPDNAEAILDNAPEAPLLIASFAAALLPLTPEQREEALGAPTLKGRLEALLGFVPTEARELN; this comes from the coding sequence ATGGGAACTGAGATGCAGGTGCCCCTCTTTCCCCTTCCCAACCTGGTCCTGTTTCCGGGACAGGTGCTGCCGCTGTACGTGTTCGAGCCCCGCTACCGGGAGTTGCTCGCCCGCGTGCTGGAAAACGGGGAGCCTTTCGGGATCGTCCGCATCCGCTGGTCGAGCGAGGCCTCGCCCCTTCCCTTCCACCAGCGGGTGTCGCGGGTGGGGACGCTGGCGCACGTCACCCGCGCCCAGCGCCACGAGGACGGCACGAGCAGCATCCTGGTCGTGGGCGGCGAACGTTTCACCGTGCAGGACTTCGACCTGTCTCACACCTACCTCAGCGCCGACGTGGCCCTCGCGCCCCTGGAGCCCGGTCCCCTGGAGGAGTCTGCCGTGGACGCCCTCGCCCGGCACCTGCTGTCGGGTGTGGTGCGTCTCTACCCCGACAATGCCGAGGCGATCCTCGACAACGCCCCCGAGGCCCCCCTGCTGATCGCCAGCTTCGCCGCCGCCCTGCTCCCCCTCACCCCCGAGCAGCGGGAGGAGGCGCTGGGGGCCCCGACCCTCAAGGGCCGCCTGGAGGCGCTGCTGGGCTTCGTGCCGACGGAGGCGCGGGAGTTGAACTAG